From a single Acidobacteriota bacterium genomic region:
- a CDS encoding ABC transporter permease: MNWQRITDTWQTVIDSIRSNKLRSGLTLTGVIVGTAVVALVGAVLTGLSQRVQEASEKSAPNVIYFTKQARIGPSLQQPTAEERQRKDFTLADAIAVSQLSSPQAVSPQKVRGSYGPSADIPKVTARSREGINPLILGVWENYPSVINVPIEKGRFFTETERRARASVAVIGFGIAKQIFEDLEPVGEDIKIDGKLFRVIGVLGQSTGEGVIGSDELDERTIYIPFETSEKFYPEIEETLIAVRAPNGRVDEVTDEVTFLLRQRRGLKSSDPNNFGVNRSEQVFELVDDVINGLGVVVVPIALASLFVGGVGVMNIMLVSVKERTAEIGIRRALGATRGEILSQFLIEAMTLTGLGGIIGIAVGLFLAFAVRTIISFPAAVPFWAIAGGFGASVMVGLAAGFYPALKASRLDPAEAMRRT, from the coding sequence GTGAACTGGCAGCGCATAACCGATACCTGGCAAACCGTGATCGATTCGATCCGGAGCAACAAGCTGCGTTCCGGCCTTACGCTAACCGGCGTTATCGTCGGAACGGCGGTCGTGGCTCTCGTCGGCGCAGTGCTTACAGGGTTGTCACAGCGCGTTCAGGAAGCCTCGGAGAAAAGCGCGCCGAATGTGATCTATTTCACCAAACAGGCGCGGATCGGCCCTTCGCTTCAACAGCCCACGGCGGAAGAACGTCAGCGAAAGGACTTCACACTTGCGGATGCGATCGCCGTTTCGCAGCTCAGTTCGCCGCAGGCGGTGTCTCCGCAAAAGGTCCGCGGAAGCTACGGGCCGTCTGCGGATATCCCGAAGGTCACAGCCCGTTCGCGCGAGGGCATCAATCCGCTGATCCTCGGCGTTTGGGAAAACTATCCCTCAGTGATCAACGTTCCCATCGAGAAGGGCCGCTTTTTCACCGAGACCGAGCGGCGTGCGAGGGCATCGGTCGCGGTCATCGGCTTTGGGATCGCAAAGCAGATATTCGAGGACCTCGAACCGGTCGGGGAGGATATTAAGATCGACGGAAAACTGTTTCGTGTTATCGGCGTTCTCGGGCAATCGACGGGTGAAGGCGTTATCGGCAGCGACGAACTCGACGAGCGGACAATATACATTCCGTTCGAGACCTCGGAAAAATTCTATCCGGAGATCGAGGAGACACTGATCGCGGTTCGGGCGCCGAATGGAAGGGTAGACGAGGTCACGGACGAGGTCACATTTCTTCTGCGGCAGCGGCGCGGATTGAAGTCGTCAGACCCGAACAACTTTGGCGTGAATCGCTCTGAGCAGGTTTTTGAGCTCGTTGATGATGTTATCAACGGGCTCGGCGTGGTCGTTGTGCCGATCGCTCTTGCAAGCCTTTTCGTCGGCGGTGTCGGCGTTATGAACATAATGCTGGTTTCCGTTAAGGAGCGGACAGCGGAGATCGGGATACGGCGCGCCCTTGGGGCGACACGAGGCGAGATACTGTCGCAGTTTTTGATCGAGGCGATGACGTTGACCGGGTTGGGCGGTATCATCGGGATCGCGGTGGGTCTCTTTCTTGCGTTCGCTGTTCGGACAATCATTAGTTTTCCGGCCGCGGTGCCTTTTTGGGCGATCGCCGGCGGTTTTGGGGCTTCAGTGATGGTAGGATTGGCAGCAGGATTTTATCCGGCGCTGAAGGCCTCGCGATTGGACCCGGCCGAAGCGATGCGTCGAACATAG
- a CDS encoding threonine synthase has translation MNVTHLECALCGLRHEARKLQNLCTECGKPLLVRYDLRAAGQTLYPQTLKEREASLWRYREVLPVDSWENIVSFGEGWTPLLNASTVAEKLAKPLTLYIKDEGQNPTQSFKARGMTAAISMAKELGVRKVAVPSAGNAAGAMAAYAARAGMEAFIFMPADTPRANVIECEQTGANVTLVDGLITDCGKIVAERKDAEGWFDVSTLKEPYRVEGKKTMGYELAEQLNWELPDVILYPTGGGTGLIGMWTAFDEMEQMGWISSKRPKMVSVQSATCAPIVRAFHAGERFAAEFENAATVASGLRVPKAIGDFLILDAIRTSNGTAVAVTDEELVAAVKEIGALTGIFTAPEGAACLPALRKLIENGFIEGGETVVLFNTGAGVKYLECFEE, from the coding sequence ATGAACGTCACTCACCTTGAATGTGCCCTCTGCGGGCTTCGCCATGAGGCACGGAAACTCCAGAACCTTTGCACCGAGTGCGGCAAGCCGCTTCTTGTCCGCTATGACCTGAGGGCTGCCGGCCAAACGCTTTATCCGCAAACGCTGAAAGAACGCGAGGCTTCGCTCTGGCGATATCGCGAGGTCCTGCCGGTCGATAGCTGGGAGAATATCGTCTCTTTCGGCGAGGGCTGGACGCCGCTTTTGAACGCTTCGACGGTCGCGGAAAAGCTCGCGAAACCACTCACCCTCTACATTAAAGACGAAGGCCAGAATCCGACGCAAAGCTTTAAGGCACGCGGAATGACGGCTGCTATTTCAATGGCAAAGGAGCTCGGCGTTCGCAAGGTCGCGGTTCCTTCGGCAGGGAATGCGGCGGGTGCGATGGCTGCATATGCGGCACGGGCCGGAATGGAGGCTTTCATTTTTATGCCCGCCGATACGCCGCGGGCGAACGTCATCGAATGCGAGCAAACGGGAGCGAATGTAACTCTGGTTGACGGTCTGATAACCGATTGCGGCAAGATCGTGGCCGAGCGGAAGGACGCCGAGGGCTGGTTCGATGTTTCGACGCTGAAAGAGCCGTATCGCGTTGAGGGCAAAAAGACGATGGGCTATGAGCTTGCCGAACAGCTCAACTGGGAACTTCCCGACGTGATCCTTTATCCGACCGGCGGCGGTACGGGGCTGATCGGAATGTGGACGGCGTTTGACGAAATGGAGCAGATGGGCTGGATCAGCTCGAAGCGGCCGAAGATGGTCTCGGTCCAATCGGCGACATGCGCTCCGATCGTCCGGGCCTTTCATGCCGGCGAACGCTTTGCGGCGGAGTTTGAAAATGCAGCGACCGTCGCGTCGGGGCTTCGAGTTCCGAAGGCGATCGGCGATTTTCTCATTCTTGACGCGATCCGAACTTCAAACGGAACTGCCGTTGCTGTCACCGATGAAGAACTCGTGGCTGCCGTGAAGGAGATCGGAGCACTCACAGGAATTTTCACCGCTCCGGAGGGGGCGGCCTGCTTGCCCGCTCTCAGAAAACTCATCGAAAACGGCTTCATCGAAGGCGGAGAGACGGTCGTTTTGTTCAATACCGGAGCGGGTGTGAAGTATCTGGAGTGTTTCGAGGAGTAA